GCCGCTGAAGCCATGCTGCGCCTGCCCGGAGACCAAGAAGGCGCGCGATGCGTGCATCATCGAGAAAGGAGAAGAGCACTGTGGCCATCTCATCGAGGCCCACAAGGAGTGCATGCGAGCGCTGGGATTTAAGATATGACGTGGTG
This is a stretch of genomic DNA from Microtus ochrogaster isolate Prairie Vole_2 chromosome X, MicOch1.0, whole genome shotgun sequence. It encodes these proteins:
- the LOC101987337 gene encoding cytochrome c oxidase copper chaperone; its protein translation is MPGLAAASPAPPEAQEKKPLKPCCACPETKKARDACIIEKGEEHCGHLIEAHKECMRALGFKI